Proteins from a single region of Ischnura elegans chromosome 2, ioIscEleg1.1, whole genome shotgun sequence:
- the LOC124153466 gene encoding peroxiredoxin 1-like, which yields MGIPELQKPAPFFKGTAVVDGAFKEISLTDYKGKYLVLFFYPLDFTFVCPTEIIAFSDMADEFRKINCEVVAASCDSQYSHLAWINTPRKEGGLGEMKIPVLADKSMEIARAYGVLKEDLGIPFRGLFIIDANQNLRQITVNDLPVGRSVEETLRLVQAFQFTDTHGEVCPVNWKPGSKTMVPDPRKSKDYFHSQE from the exons ATGGGCATTCCTGAACTTCAGAAGCCAGCCCCATTTTTCAAGGGTACTGCTGTTGTCGATGGAGCTTTCAAAGAAATCTCCCTTACAGATTACAAAGGGAAGTACTTGGTGCTGTTCTTCTATCCATTAGACTT TACATTTGTATGTCCTACAGAGATAATTGCTTTCTCTGACATGGCtgatgaatttagaaaaattaactgTGAAGTAGTGGCAGCTTCCTGCGATAGCCAATATTCCCATCTTGCTTG GATCAATACTCCCCGCAAAGAAGGTGGTTTGGGTGAGATGAAGATCCCTGTTCTTGCTGACAAATCAATGGAAATAGCTCGAGCATATGGTGTCCTCAAGGAGGATCTGGGTATTCCGTTCCGTGGTCTTTTCATTATTGATGCCAATCAGAATTTGAGACAGATCACTGTGAATGACCTTCCAGTTGGGCGTAGTGTTGAGGAAACTCTAAGATTAGTTCAAGCTTTCCAGTTCACAGATACGCATGGAGAAG TTTGCCCTGTTAATTGGAAACCTGGCAGCAAGACAATGGTACCAGACCCAAGGAAGTCAAAGGATTATTTCCATTCTCAGGAGTGA